In Streptomyces ambofaciens ATCC 23877, a single genomic region encodes these proteins:
- a CDS encoding M56 family metallopeptidase: protein MILPAALLLLGALAAVLAPRLLARADWPDREPVVALWAWQCVVAAVLLCCALSMTLSAAAAWHAVGGHVFATAPGPVVEAYALGTSGPWADTTAVTLACGGLWSVAMLAREIVRARARRRRRRAELLLRAPLLPGEAPRSDPLVVLEGERPDAWWLPGTPPQLVVTTAALRRLKGRQLDAVLAHEKGHAQARHDWLLHCSAALADGFPQVPVFAAFRDEMHRLVELAADDVASRRFGRLTTALALVELNEDRGVFGPCPTARADVPQRVNRLLTPPNRLTAARRLRLTAAAALVPVVPVLVAFVPGLRALG from the coding sequence ATGATTCTCCCCGCGGCACTGTTGCTGCTCGGCGCCCTGGCCGCCGTCCTCGCCCCCAGGCTGCTCGCGCGGGCCGACTGGCCGGACCGCGAACCGGTGGTCGCCCTGTGGGCGTGGCAGTGCGTCGTGGCGGCCGTGCTCCTGTGCTGCGCGCTGTCGATGACGCTCAGTGCGGCGGCGGCCTGGCACGCGGTGGGCGGGCACGTCTTCGCCACGGCGCCGGGGCCGGTGGTCGAGGCCTACGCGCTCGGCACGTCCGGCCCGTGGGCGGACACCACCGCCGTCACGCTGGCCTGCGGCGGGCTGTGGAGCGTCGCGATGCTGGCCCGGGAGATCGTGCGGGCCAGGGCCCGGCGCCGCCGCCGCCGGGCCGAACTGCTGCTGCGCGCTCCGCTGTTGCCCGGCGAGGCGCCCCGCTCGGACCCGCTGGTCGTCCTGGAGGGCGAGCGGCCCGACGCCTGGTGGCTGCCCGGCACTCCCCCGCAGCTGGTCGTCACCACCGCCGCGTTGCGCCGCCTCAAGGGCCGCCAGCTGGACGCGGTCCTCGCCCACGAGAAGGGGCACGCGCAGGCACGGCACGACTGGCTCCTGCACTGCTCGGCCGCGCTCGCGGACGGATTCCCGCAGGTTCCGGTGTTCGCGGCGTTCCGCGACGAGATGCACCGCCTGGTCGAACTCGCCGCCGACGACGTGGCCTCCCGGCGCTTCGGCCGGCTGACCACCGCCCTCGCCCTGGTCGAACTCAACGAGGACCGCGGCGTGTTCGGCCCCTGCCCGACCGCGCGGGCCGACGTCCCGCAGCGGGTGAACCGGCTGCTCACCCCGCCCAACCGGCTGACGGCGGCCCGGCGGCTGCGGCTGACCGCGGCGGCCGCGCTGGTGCCGGTCGTTCCGGTGCTGGTGGCATTCGTCCCGGGACTGCGGGCACTGGGATAG
- a CDS encoding phosphatase PAP2 family protein — MQTPPVESPPGPPRTRTVRHVTWVLTLCSALLLTLVAVEWHPLIAMDDDIAGTTHRWAVDEPGVTQAMRVLTDWVWDTWTMRLLCAVVVLWLWLRRDDRWTAVWLGMTCLLGSLLQQALKAAVDRPRPVWPDPVDSAHYAAFPSGHAMTATFVCGLLAWLVHQHGAPRGARLAALAVAAVSVIGVGVTRVWLGVHWATDVIGGWLLGALVVALAVLIHRRRHP, encoded by the coding sequence ATGCAGACGCCGCCCGTCGAATCCCCGCCCGGCCCCCCGCGGACCCGCACCGTCCGCCACGTGACGTGGGTACTCACCCTGTGCTCCGCGCTGTTGCTCACCCTGGTCGCGGTCGAGTGGCACCCGTTGATCGCCATGGACGACGACATCGCCGGTACCACGCACCGCTGGGCGGTCGACGAACCGGGCGTCACACAGGCCATGCGGGTCCTCACCGACTGGGTGTGGGACACGTGGACGATGAGGCTGCTGTGCGCGGTGGTCGTGCTGTGGCTGTGGCTGCGGCGCGACGACCGGTGGACGGCCGTGTGGCTGGGGATGACGTGTCTGCTGGGCAGCCTGCTGCAGCAGGCCCTGAAGGCGGCGGTGGACCGCCCGCGCCCGGTCTGGCCCGACCCCGTCGACTCCGCGCACTACGCGGCCTTCCCCTCCGGCCACGCCATGACCGCCACCTTCGTGTGCGGCCTGCTGGCCTGGCTGGTCCATCAGCACGGCGCCCCCCGGGGCGCACGCCTGGCCGCCCTGGCCGTGGCGGCGGTCTCGGTGATCGGTGTCGGCGTGACCCGGGTGTGGCTGGGTGTCCACTGGGCCACGGATGTCATCGGCGGCTGGCTCCTGGGCGCCCTGGTCGTGGCCCTCGCGGTACTCATCCACCGGCGCCGGCACCCATGA
- a CDS encoding LVIVD repeat-containing protein codes for MTLFNDPRTRRRRLGVAAAAAGLLSALLTAGPAMATPDPGDGPAASKEVSKSARAEVREAIESGAIPGQDEVVHSDNIEHLTNIPKDALPGTNSDLAFQGRYAFAGNYDGFRIFDIKNPKKPRTVAQVLCPGSQNDISVSGDLLFLSTDSSRSDSSCNSTTQPATEKSSWEGMKVFDISDKRNPKYVAAVETACGSHTHTLVPERRNVYVYVSSYSPSAAYPDCRPPHDGISVIKVPRNAPERAAVVDFPVLFPGEGPDGGGNPGGPTNPGVSKTTGCHDITVLPSEDLAAGACMGDGILFSIKDPERPKVIDRVQDNVNFAFWHSATFNQKANKVVFTDELGGGGAATCNAEIGPNRGADGIYDIVGRGDHRELVFRSYFKIPRHQADTENCVAHNGSLIPVKGRDIMVQAWYQGGVSVWDFTDSERPKEIAFFERGPLTTDGVTTGGSWSAYYYNGYIYSNDIAKGFDVLKLSDRRTDPAKRVHLSELNTQTQPDYFD; via the coding sequence GTGACCCTGTTCAATGACCCGCGAACGCGGCGCAGACGTCTGGGAGTCGCGGCGGCCGCCGCCGGTCTCCTGTCCGCGCTGCTGACGGCCGGCCCGGCGATGGCGACCCCCGACCCGGGTGACGGGCCGGCCGCCTCCAAGGAGGTGTCCAAGAGTGCGCGCGCCGAGGTGCGCGAGGCGATCGAGAGCGGCGCGATACCCGGTCAGGACGAGGTCGTCCACTCGGACAACATCGAGCACCTGACCAACATCCCCAAGGACGCGCTGCCCGGCACCAACTCGGACCTGGCCTTCCAGGGCCGGTACGCCTTCGCCGGCAACTACGACGGCTTCCGCATCTTCGACATCAAGAACCCGAAGAAGCCGCGGACCGTCGCCCAGGTGCTGTGTCCCGGCTCGCAGAACGACATCTCCGTCTCCGGCGACCTGCTGTTCCTGTCGACCGACTCCTCTCGCAGCGACAGCAGTTGCAACAGCACCACCCAGCCCGCGACCGAGAAGTCCTCCTGGGAGGGCATGAAGGTCTTCGACATCAGCGACAAACGGAACCCGAAGTACGTCGCCGCCGTCGAGACCGCCTGCGGTTCGCACACCCACACCCTGGTGCCCGAGCGCAGGAACGTCTACGTCTACGTCTCCTCGTACTCCCCGAGCGCCGCCTACCCCGACTGCCGGCCGCCGCACGACGGCATCTCCGTCATCAAGGTGCCGCGCAACGCCCCCGAGCGGGCGGCCGTGGTGGACTTCCCGGTGCTGTTCCCCGGTGAGGGCCCCGACGGCGGCGGCAACCCGGGCGGGCCCACCAACCCGGGTGTCTCCAAGACCACCGGCTGCCACGACATCACCGTCCTGCCCTCCGAGGACCTGGCGGCGGGCGCGTGCATGGGCGACGGCATCCTGTTCTCCATCAAGGACCCCGAGCGTCCGAAGGTCATCGACCGGGTGCAGGACAACGTCAACTTCGCGTTCTGGCACTCGGCGACCTTCAACCAGAAGGCGAACAAGGTCGTCTTCACCGACGAGCTGGGCGGCGGCGGCGCCGCCACCTGCAACGCGGAGATCGGCCCGAACCGCGGCGCCGACGGCATCTACGACATCGTCGGCAGGGGCGACCACCGCGAACTGGTCTTCCGCAGCTACTTCAAGATCCCCCGTCACCAGGCGGACACCGAGAACTGCGTCGCCCACAACGGCTCGCTGATCCCGGTCAAGGGCCGCGACATCATGGTCCAGGCCTGGTACCAGGGCGGCGTCTCGGTCTGGGACTTCACCGACTCCGAGCGCCCGAAGGAGATCGCCTTCTTCGAGCGCGGTCCGCTCACCACGGACGGCGTGACCACGGGTGGCTCCTGGTCGGCGTACTACTACAACGGCTACATCTACTCGAACGACATCGCCAAGGGCTTCGACGTCCTCAAGCTCAGTGACCGGCGCACCGACCCGGCCAAGCGGGTGCACCTGAGCGAGCTCAACACGCAGACGCAGCCGGACTACTTCGACTGA
- a CDS encoding TetR/AcrR family transcriptional regulator, with translation MSPRSASVNEELRRRSQERLLQAAVELVGQHGYDATTLGAIADRAGSARGLVSYYFPGKRQLVQSAVHRLMHRTLEEALEREPRTAEGPERMARAIDAILGLARDRPVLMRQHMAGLLQAEVGFVPCPEQRRLAELLRDTVARHGSRDVDRDYPRLRALLMGAVFAALVPGAPMPVPVLRAELFGRYRLAWELGVPPDAEAPDGTVCDTDLSRFFATGGSGQTAQSK, from the coding sequence ATGTCCCCGCGCAGCGCCTCGGTCAATGAAGAGTTGCGGCGGCGTTCCCAGGAGCGGCTCCTGCAGGCCGCGGTGGAGCTGGTGGGCCAGCACGGGTACGACGCGACCACGCTGGGCGCCATCGCCGACCGGGCCGGTTCGGCGCGCGGTCTGGTCTCGTACTACTTCCCCGGCAAGCGCCAGCTGGTGCAGTCCGCCGTGCACCGGCTGATGCACCGCACACTGGAGGAGGCGCTGGAGCGCGAGCCGCGCACGGCCGAGGGACCGGAGCGGATGGCCCGGGCCATCGACGCGATCCTGGGCCTCGCCCGGGACCGGCCGGTGCTCATGCGCCAGCACATGGCGGGCCTGCTCCAGGCCGAGGTGGGCTTCGTGCCGTGCCCGGAGCAGCGGCGGCTGGCGGAGCTGCTGCGGGACACGGTGGCCCGGCACGGCTCCCGGGACGTCGACCGCGACTACCCGAGGCTGCGCGCGCTGCTGATGGGCGCCGTCTTCGCCGCTCTGGTGCCGGGGGCGCCGATGCCCGTGCCGGTGCTGCGCGCCGAGTTGTTCGGGCGCTACCGGCTGGCCTGGGAACTGGGCGTCCCGCCGGACGCCGAGGCGCCCGACGGGACGGTGTGCGACACGGACCTGTCACGCTTCTTCGCGACCGGCGGGTCCGGACAGACCGCTCAGTCGAAGTAG